GATGAAACCGCCGACAGAGAGATGAATATCCTCTGCGACATTGTATGCGATCTGTGGTGCGATCCAGGTCGATGGATCGGATAGATTGAACAACATTTGACCGCTGAAACTGATGAGTGGCGTGAGTTGATGGGTGACACCGGGCGCGAGATAGTGGATACCCAGCAAGTAAACCCCACCATGCGTATAGGCAGGTTTCTCTAAATTGGTAAGGAAATTTTCGGGGTTCTGCACCCCTGCTCCATTGAAATGGTATTCGATGAAGGCATACGTCTCGCCACCGAAGCTATAGTCGAAACCGACGGAGGTCCGAAGATAGTTCTTCCATGCATCCGAGTTGTCATCGAATGGTTCGGTGAATACATGAGCCGTTTCCAACCAAAATCCCGCACCCCCTATACCGCGTGCTATATCAAAGCCGACAAGCAGATCCCTTTGAAATTCCAATAATAGAATTGAAAAATCTGTTTCTACAGCGTTCAATTGTGTTCGGAGAAAGACCGCACTTTTATCAAAATTGAATGCGTCCCCGAAAATGTATCCCGTATCTACTTCCCCCATGACACCTATAGGAATACGAACCCGAATTGTATCTACACCCACACGGTCTTCCGTATCCAGTTGATCGTAGGTGTAAGGCGCGATGATGTCGGTTGGATTGATGATCCGGGCACTGCCCCACGCGATGGCGTCTCGACCGATGGAGAAATCCGCAAAATCTGTGCTGAACTGAACGGAAGCACGATCGAGGTTATGGTAGATGCCGACACTACCGACGGATTCATCTGTCCTGGGGTAAATCGGTGAGTCAAGATCGGCAACGCGGTAACGGGATGAAGCGATACCAACGGCGATCGGAGACTGAGAAAAGAGCAAAGGGTCTTGAACCCGCGGCGTAAAGTCGTAGGCGAAGTCATAAGAAAGTGAATCTGTTGGGGCGTAAGAGAGGTTGAAGCGCAGCCGATTGACTACAACTCCTGTCAGCGGTGCGTCTGGGAAGGGTGAATTGAATACAGTGAAAAAATTTTTGTAATAACCGCCGACTCGAAATTCAGCATCGGCGATCCCAGAGAGGGGTCCTGTCATCAAACAGATGGTAAACACCACAATTCCTCTTAACTGACCACTGATAACTGACAACTGACAACTATTTCGTTTCATCGCTGTCTATTTGCCCGTCGCGAAGCGTAATTAGACGTTGGGCACTCTCCATCACCATTGGATCATGGGTTGAGAAGATGAACGTCATACCGGTTTCCGCGTTAAGGCGATGCATCATCTCAAGCAGATCGGCACCCGTTTTCGAGTCGAGGTTTGCGGTCGGCTCATCGGCGAGGATAATTGTAGGTTCAGATACCATAGCACGCGCAATAGCGACGCGTTGCTGCTGTCCGCCTGAAAGTTGCGTCGGCATCCGGTCGGCAACTCCCTCTAATCCGACTGACGTGAGCATTGCGATAACCCGCTCATGCCGCTCTGCTTTCGGGACACCCGCCAGGAGCATGATGTACTCAACGTTTTCTTCAACCGATAGCACAGGAATCAGGTTGTAAGCCTGAAAGATGAACCCGATATTATCCCGTCGAAAGTCAGAGAGTTCGTTGCCACTCATCTCTGATAACACCTTGCCGGCAAGCCACACTTTCCCTTCTGTGGGACTGTCCAGCCCAGAGATAATGTTGAGAAAGGTTGTTTTGCCTGAACCAGAGGGACCCACCAGTGCCGTGAATTCTCCCGATTGGATGGTTAAATCAACGCCGTTAAGGGCGTTAACGGGAATTCCATCCGCTGCATACACCTTTGTCACACCTTCTGTGACGATAACATCTGTCTTCTGCATTTTTTAATTATTCCTTGCGGTTCGGTCAGGGGGGTTTGATACATAAAGTGTCTTTCCGTATATCCGTTCTCCATTTCATTACGAACTATGTGCTCTGGTTTACCCAAGACAGCAGCCTGCAACAATACGCAGAAATACGCAGAAATACGCAGAAATGCCCAAGCAAAGACCCCTATCAAAAACCCCAAGCAAAAACACGCAGGCGAATTTGATAAACGTGCTTCAAAGTTCAAACGCATGTTATTATTCCGCAAGGTAAAATTAAAAGCTTCGGCGCAGTGCGTCTACGGGCGCCATTTTCGCGACGTGCCGAGCCGGATACAGCCCGGCAATGAGGGTAAAAATGAAAACCCATATAGGATAAATGATGAACTGCTGAACCTCCAGGACCGGA
The nucleotide sequence above comes from Candidatus Poribacteria bacterium. Encoded proteins:
- a CDS encoding ABC transporter ATP-binding protein, with translation MQKTDVIVTEGVTKVYAADGIPVNALNGVDLTIQSGEFTALVGPSGSGKTTFLNIISGLDSPTEGKVWLAGKVLSEMSGNELSDFRRDNIGFIFQAYNLIPVLSVEENVEYIMLLAGVPKAERHERVIAMLTSVGLEGVADRMPTQLSGGQQQRVAIARAMVSEPTIILADEPTANLDSKTGADLLEMMHRLNAETGMTFIFSTHDPMVMESAQRLITLRDGQIDSDETK